The genome window TTGGCCGCGAAGTCCCTGGCGGTGAACTCCCAGGTGCCGGTGGGGTCCCCCTTGGCCGGGTCCAGGCCCAGGGCCACCACCAGGAAGCGGGGTCCGAACCTGCGAATCCGCTTGAGGACGTCGGACAGGGCCTCCCGGTATTCCTCGGGAGACAGGTGCTCGGCCAGGGGGACGTTGAGGTTGTACCCCTCCCCCGGGCCGGCGCCCTTCTCGTCGGCAAAACCGCTGAAGTAAGGATAGGCGAAGCGGGGGTGGCCGTGGAGCGACGCGGTGAAGACGTCGCTTCGCTCATAGAAGATCATCTGGGTTCCGTTGCCGTGGTGGTAGTCCACGTCGAGCACCGCCACCTTGCCCAGGCGGCTCAAGTAGTGGGCCGCCACGGCGCTCGAGTTGAAATAGCAGAACCCTCCGAAGACCCGGCGTTCCGCGTGGTGGCCGGGCGGCCGCACCAGGGCGTAGGCCAGGCGGTGGCCCCGCAGGATCCCCTCGGCCGCCGTGAGGGCGCAGTCCACGGCCCGCTTGGCGGCCAGGTAGGCGTTGCGGTTCAAGGGCGTGAAGGTGTCGATGCAGTAGTAGCCCGCCCGAATCGGCAACTCCTTGGGCGGCCGCGCCGCGTTTCGCAGGGGAAAGACGTAGGGATACACGGACTGGCCGGGTTCCACGTGGGCGCAGACCCGGCGAAGGTACTCCACGAAGTCGGCGTCGTGGACGGCACGGATGTGCCGCTCCGAGAAGTGCATGGGCTCCCGCAGGTCGAACAGGCCCGTCTTCTCGATTTCCCGGAGGATGGAACGAATCCGCACCGGAGCCTCCACGTAGCCCCGTTCCCGCACGTGGTGGATCTCGTGGCGGTCGTTGACGACCAGGGCGATGCGCTGCTCCAGGGAGGGGACCCGGCGCACCGGGATGACCGGCTCCTTCTTCACGTAGCGGGGCTCCCGGAGGCCCACCGGATCGTCGCGGAACGACTCGAGGATCATCTGGTTGTACTCGGGGGGGCACACGCCCTTGTACTGCCGCTCCAGGATCGCCCGCACCACCGCCACGGCGCGGCTTCGGGAGAGGGGCGCCCCCCTGCCCAGGCCGTCGAAGACGAGGTAGGGGGGGCACTCGTCGCCGGGGCGAAGGGGGGTCTCGTAGCGCGTGTTGGCAATGGGGCGAGCTCCGTAGCGCTCGTAAAAGGCCAGCCGCCGCGCGTTTTGGCGCAGCACCTCCGGGTCCCGGCACAGGGCCGGGTCGTCCGGCAGGCACTCGAAGAAGACCCCCACGCATCCCAGTTGGAGCGCCTCTTCCCGGACGCGCTCGTACAGCGCGCTCCCCACCCCCCCGCCGGTGCGCAGCCGGGCGGCGCTGATGAACTCCAGGTAGAGGAACTGGAGGTCGGGGGCGTGGAGCACCAGGGCGAAGCCCTTGACCTTGCGGCCGTCCTCCGCCACGAAGAGGATCGCCCGGAAACGGTGCTTCAGGGGATCCCGGAGCTGGTCGGGGATCCTCTCGATGTCCTCCTTGGACAGGAGGGGGAACTGGGACCGGAGGATCTCCTGGACCTGGCCCAGGGCGTCCTGGTCCGAGGGTATGGAGCAGTCGTAGATGCGGCGGATGGCGAACACGGGGTCTCTCCTCGCCACGGGCTCGAGAAGCAGCAGGGTGCCCCCGCGGCCGGAGGCAGCCCCTGGGGAGCCTCATTGTACACGCGATCGCCTGCGCCGCAGCACCCGGCATGGCCGGGCCAAAATACTTCGAAGACGACTCATTCACTTGTGGCGAGCCTCGGCTTCACGCCCACGGATTATCCATAATTACCAATAAACAGACCCAAAATAAAAGACTTGACGCAAGTGACAGGGGCGACGGTTTGACTTTCTGTTGCTTTGAGTGCTAAGGTTCTGTTCGTTGGAGGAGCGCCCATGAGCTCACCCGAAGACCGTGTAGAAGAAGAAGTTCTGCTCGCGCTGCGGCGCATCGCCCGCGCCGCGAGCCTCCACTCCCGCCACATCCAGCACGCCTACGGGCTCACCTCGCCCCAGCTCTTCGTGCTGCGGGAGCTCGCTCGGCGGGGGCGGGCCACCGGCGCGGAGCTGGCCCGGGCGGCCTCCCTGAGTCACGCCACCGTGACGGGGATCCTCGACCGCCTCGAGCGGCGGGGGCTCATCGGGCGGGTCCGCTCCGAGGAGGACCGACGGCGGGTGCTGGTCCAGGTGACCGGGGCCGGCAGCGACCTCCTGACCTCCGCCCCGCCCCCCCTGCAAGCCCGCTTCCTGGCCGGATTTCGGATGCTCCCCGATTGGGAGCAGTCGTTCCTGCTCGGGGCGCTCCAACGGGTGGCGTCGCTCATGGGGAGTGCCGGAGAGCCCGACGACGGCGAGGAGGCGGAGCCGTCCCAGGCGGCTTCCGGGGTGGGGGGTGAGGACCTGGAAGGGGCGGCGCCCGACCCCCGGCGCGCCGCGTGAACCACAACCCGAAACCGAGAGGAGAAACGACGATATGTGCACCATTTGCGGGCATGTCGCCCGA of Thermodesulfobacteriota bacterium contains these proteins:
- a CDS encoding histone deacetylase family protein is translated as MFAIRRIYDCSIPSDQDALGQVQEILRSQFPLLSKEDIERIPDQLRDPLKHRFRAILFVAEDGRKVKGFALVLHAPDLQFLYLEFISAARLRTGGGVGSALYERVREEALQLGCVGVFFECLPDDPALCRDPEVLRQNARRLAFYERYGARPIANTRYETPLRPGDECPPYLVFDGLGRGAPLSRSRAVAVVRAILERQYKGVCPPEYNQMILESFRDDPVGLREPRYVKKEPVIPVRRVPSLEQRIALVVNDRHEIHHVRERGYVEAPVRIRSILREIEKTGLFDLREPMHFSERHIRAVHDADFVEYLRRVCAHVEPGQSVYPYVFPLRNAARPPKELPIRAGYYCIDTFTPLNRNAYLAAKRAVDCALTAAEGILRGHRLAYALVRPPGHHAERRVFGGFCYFNSSAVAAHYLSRLGKVAVLDVDYHHGNGTQMIFYERSDVFTASLHGHPRFAYPYFSGFADEKGAGPGEGYNLNVPLAEHLSPEEYREALSDVLKRIRRFGPRFLVVALGLDPAKGDPTGTWEFTARDFAANGRMIGSLGLPTLVVQEGGYRTRSLGTNARNFFEGLWEAAFPRAQR
- a CDS encoding MarR family transcriptional regulator is translated as MSSPEDRVEEEVLLALRRIARAASLHSRHIQHAYGLTSPQLFVLRELARRGRATGAELARAASLSHATVTGILDRLERRGLIGRVRSEEDRRRVLVQVTGAGSDLLTSAPPPLQARFLAGFRMLPDWEQSFLLGALQRVASLMGSAGEPDDGEEAEPSQAASGVGGEDLEGAAPDPRRAA